The Pseudomonas azadiae genome contains a region encoding:
- a CDS encoding sigma-70 family RNA polymerase sigma factor — protein sequence MSPSNTVEVLYNDHHHWLTGWLRRKLGCPQSAADLAQDTFLRVLTARETPTLIEPRAFLTTVAKRVLFNFYRRQDLERAYLDALAQMPEHVAPSEEERAIILQTLFELDQLLDGLPVQVKRAFLLAQLDGLTYAQIGAELGISIATVKRHLNKAAMRCYFAL from the coding sequence TTGAGCCCGTCCAACACTGTCGAAGTTCTGTACAACGACCATCACCACTGGCTCACCGGCTGGTTGCGACGCAAGCTTGGCTGCCCGCAGAGTGCAGCCGACCTGGCGCAGGACACCTTCCTGCGCGTGCTCACCGCACGGGAAACGCCAACGCTGATCGAGCCCCGCGCGTTTCTCACCACCGTTGCCAAGCGCGTGCTGTTCAATTTTTATCGTCGCCAGGACCTGGAGCGCGCCTACCTAGATGCCTTGGCGCAAATGCCCGAACACGTGGCGCCATCGGAAGAAGAACGCGCAATCATCCTGCAAACCCTGTTCGAACTGGATCAACTGCTCGACGGCCTGCCGGTCCAGGTCAAGCGTGCCTTCCTGTTGGCTCAACTCGATGGCCTGACCTACGCGCAGATTGGCGCTGAATTGGGCATTTCCATCGCCACCGTCAAACGCCACCTGAACAAAGCGGCCATGCGCTGCTATTTCGCGCTATGA
- a CDS encoding DUF3649 domain-containing protein → MKSKTLPVSYRLAVTSRVLAAVIGGYLMASLASICLALWLPTSRADAVITGMMSSFVFYLLAVLWCFACRSAARAWFGVMLPSAAFATLAGLGFWMART, encoded by the coding sequence ATGAAAAGCAAAACCTTGCCTGTCTCCTATCGCCTCGCCGTCACCTCGCGCGTGCTGGCTGCCGTCATCGGCGGTTACCTGATGGCTTCCCTGGCCAGTATCTGCCTGGCGCTGTGGCTGCCCACTTCACGCGCCGACGCCGTGATCACCGGGATGATGAGTTCATTCGTGTTCTATCTATTGGCCGTGCTCTGGTGTTTCGCCTGCCGCAGCGCCGCACGCGCCTGGTTCGGTGTGATGCTGCCGAGCGCGGCATTTGCCACGCTGGCGGGGCTGGGTTTTTGGATGGCACGCACATGA
- a CDS encoding PepSY-associated TM helix domain-containing protein gives MKEGFRQAMAWLHTWAGLIFGWLLFAIFLTGTLAYFKDEISHWMQPEVQAHPLDDARSLTVAQTYLQQVAPTAARWFITLPDSRDPGLSVMWQDKVDPGKRGNFVRKTLDPVTGQAVEARESMGGEFFYRFHFQLQMPHPWGRWLSTIAAMMMFVALISGIITHKKIFKDFFTFRPRKGQRSWLDGHNAVGVLVLPFHLMITYSSLVIFMSMVMPAPILASYGNDTRAFFSEVFPATDNAPALGQPGQLKPLVPMYEQARAHWAGGHVGRLAVNNPSDVNASVNVFRAGSDSVVHDFGTTVSFNGHTGELLRVSGEPSLPAVIGGSFYGLHMGHFAGPVLRWLYFICGLAGTAMIGTGLVIWLGKRQLKHVKTTAMPFELRLVQVLNIASMSGLMIAIAAFFWANRLLPVSFAERSGWEVQSFFIAWGLSLLHAMLRRGRQAWVEQLSIGALLFIAIPLLNALTTSHHLGVSLASGDWAMAGFDLTCLASGVFLAWAAWKMQHRTAPQAKAERARPLTLEQGVN, from the coding sequence ATGAAAGAGGGCTTTCGTCAGGCCATGGCCTGGCTGCACACCTGGGCTGGGTTGATCTTCGGCTGGCTGCTGTTCGCGATTTTCCTGACGGGCACCCTGGCCTATTTCAAGGATGAAATCAGCCACTGGATGCAGCCGGAAGTGCAGGCCCATCCCCTGGACGATGCGCGCAGCCTGACCGTCGCCCAAACCTATTTGCAGCAGGTGGCACCCACGGCCGCGCGTTGGTTTATCACCCTGCCGGACAGCCGCGACCCCGGCCTGTCGGTGATGTGGCAAGACAAGGTCGACCCCGGCAAGCGCGGCAACTTCGTCCGCAAAACCCTCGACCCGGTTACCGGCCAGGCCGTGGAGGCCCGTGAAAGCATGGGCGGCGAATTTTTCTACCGTTTCCACTTCCAACTGCAAATGCCGCATCCCTGGGGTCGCTGGCTGTCGACCATCGCCGCGATGATGATGTTTGTCGCGTTGATCAGCGGGATCATCACCCATAAGAAAATCTTCAAGGACTTCTTCACCTTCCGCCCGCGCAAAGGCCAGCGTTCATGGCTCGACGGGCATAACGCGGTGGGCGTGCTGGTGCTGCCGTTTCACCTGATGATCACCTACAGCAGCCTGGTGATTTTCATGAGCATGGTGATGCCGGCGCCGATCCTGGCCTCCTATGGCAACGACACCCGCGCCTTCTTCAGCGAGGTGTTCCCGGCCACCGACAATGCGCCGGCGCTCGGGCAGCCTGGGCAGTTGAAGCCGCTGGTGCCGATGTATGAGCAGGCGCGGGCGCACTGGGCGGGCGGACACGTCGGGCGGCTGGCGGTGAACAACCCAAGTGATGTGAACGCCTCGGTCAATGTGTTCCGCGCCGGTTCCGACAGCGTGGTGCACGACTTCGGCACTACGGTGTCCTTCAACGGCCATACGGGCGAATTGCTGCGAGTCAGTGGCGAGCCGTCGTTGCCGGCGGTGATCGGCGGCAGTTTCTACGGGTTGCATATGGGCCATTTCGCCGGCCCGGTGTTGCGCTGGTTGTACTTTATCTGCGGCCTGGCGGGCACGGCGATGATCGGCACCGGGCTGGTGATCTGGCTCGGCAAACGCCAGCTCAAGCACGTTAAAACCACGGCGATGCCATTTGAGTTGCGGTTGGTGCAAGTGCTGAATATCGCCAGCATGTCCGGGCTGATGATCGCCATTGCGGCGTTTTTCTGGGCCAACCGTTTGTTGCCGGTGAGCTTCGCCGAACGGTCTGGTTGGGAAGTGCAAAGTTTCTTTATCGCCTGGGGCCTGAGCCTGCTGCACGCGATGCTGCGGCGCGGCCGCCAGGCTTGGGTCGAGCAATTGAGCATCGGCGCGCTGCTGTTTATCGCCATCCCGCTGCTCAATGCGCTGACCACCTCGCATCACTTGGGTGTTTCGCTGGCGAGCGGCGACTGGGCCATGGCCGGCTTCGACCTGACCTGCCTGGCCAGCGGCGTGTTCCTCGCCTGGGCTGCCTGGAAGATGCAGCATCGCACCGCGCCGCAAGCCAAGGCTGAACGCGCACGCCCGTTGACGCTCGAGCAGGGGGTGAACTGA